Proteins encoded by one window of Elaeis guineensis isolate ETL-2024a chromosome 12, EG11, whole genome shotgun sequence:
- the LOC105054865 gene encoding gibberellin 20-oxidase-like protein yields the protein MPKTEHSLQLPFLDLSEPFLPSALSSISQACKDWGFFYITNHGISKDLYQRFHSLSRQVFNLPLDAKLKLGPSSPINTYTPQFIASPFFETLRVSGPDYHASAKKSSDILFGTPETKFCDLVQEYGSKMMELSKKIVVVLLKCLGDGLEFKYLDEFSQCHGYLRINNYTPPEDIEAEDVEGLGMHTDMSCITILYQDATGGLQMRSKEGDWVDLLPNEDALAVNIGDLLQAWSNGQLRSSKHRVILKQPVNRLSVAFFWCFEDEKVILAPEDVLGERKQRIYKPFVCLDYIKFRENTEEGRFDKVGSNINGFASISASNYDENMPT from the exons ATGCCCAAGACTGAGCATTCTCTGCAGCTCCCTTTCCTAGATCTCTCAGAGCCCTTTCTCCCTTCTGCCCTCTCTTCCATCTCCCAAGCATGCAAGGACTGGGGCTTCTTTTACATCACCAACCATGGCATCTCCAAAGACCTCTATCAGAGATTTCATAGTCTCTCCAGACAAGTGTTCAACCTTCCTTTAGATGCCAAACTCAAATTAGGACCCTCATCCCCAATAAATACTTACACTCCTCAATTTATTGCTTCACCATTCTTTGAGACCCTCCGAGTCTCCGGTCCAGACTACCATGCCTCAGCAAAAAAGTCAAGTGATATCCTGTTTGGAACACCTGAAACTAAGTTTTG TGACCTAGTACAAGAATATGGAAGCAAGATGATGGAATTATCAAAGAAAATTGTGGTTGTTCTTTTGAAGTGTTTGGGTGATGGACTTGAGTTCAAATACTTGGATGAATTCAGTCAGTGTCATGGATATTTAAGGATCAACAACTACACCCCACCTGAGGACATCGAAGCAGAAGATGTTGAAGGACTTGGAATGCACACAGACATGAGCTGTATAACAATCTTATATCAAGATGCAACTGGTGGACTTCAGATGAGGTCAAAAGAAGGTGATTGGGTGGACCTGTTACCAAATGAAGACGCATTAGCAGTGAATATTGGAGACCTGTTGCAGGCTTGGAGCAATGGACAACTAAGATCATCCAAGCACAGGGTCATCTTGAAACAGCCTGTCAACCGCCTATCTGTGGCTTTTTTCTGGTGTTTCGAGGATGAGAAGGTGATATTAGCTCCTGAAGATGTATTGGGAGAGAGGAAGCAGAGGATCTATAAACCATTTGTTTGCCTTGATTACATAAAGTTTAGGGAGAACACTGAGGAAGGGAGATTTGACAAGGTCGGCTCCAACATCAACGGCTTCGCTTCAATCAGTGCTTCGAATTATGATGAGAATATGCCGACATGA
- the LOC105054864 gene encoding uncharacterized protein, with product MEPIALAKAPGGGGRNLVLILDYGSQYTHLITRRIRQLSVFSLCISGTSSLSSIAELKPRVVILSGSPHSVHADGAPSFPDGFVRYAEDNSVYVLGICYGMQLIVQNLGGVVTVGEKQEYGKMEISVEEECGLYGPEALGGTQTVWMSHGDEVVKLPEGFTVAARSLQGSVAAIENHARRFYGLQYHPEVTHSPQGVETLRHFLFDVCGVTADWEMQDVLEEEIKVTKRMVGPDEHVICALSGGVDSTVAATLVHKAIGDRLHCIFVDTGLLRYKERERVMSTFQSDLHLPVICIDASDQFLSKLKGVKDPECKRKIIGREFISIFDDFAQELEKKLGKKPTFLVQGTLYPDVIESCPPPGSGKTHSHTIKSHHNVGGLPEDMKLKLIEPLKCLFKDEVRKLGGILNVPESFLKRHPFPGPGLAVRVLGDVTEGNALEILRQVDEIFIQSIKEAGLYDSIWQAFAVFLPVQSVGVQGDHRTHSHVVVLRAITSEDGMTADWYYFDHKFLVDVVRKICNNVRGVNRVCQDITSKPPATVEWE from the exons ATGGAGCCCATTGCCCTAGCGAAGGCCCCCGGCGGTGGTGGAAGAAACCTGGTGCTGATCCTGGATTACGGCTCCCAGTACACCCACCTCATCACCCGCCGGATCCGGCAGCTCTCCGTCTTCTCCCTCTGTATCTCCGGCACTTCCTCCCTCTCCTCCATTGCCGAGCTGAAGCCACGCGTCGTGATCCTATCTGGTAGCCCCCACTCCGTCCACGCCGACGGCGCCCCATCCTTTCCCGACGGCTTCGTCCGGTACGCCGAGGATAACAGCGTCTACGTGCTGGGAATCTGCTACGGGATGCAGTTGATCGTCCAGAATCTTGGGGGAGTGGTCACCGTCGGAGAGAAGCAAGAATATGGGAAGATGGAGATCTCGGTCGAGGAGGAGTGCGGGCTTTACGGGCCGGAGGCCCTCGGCGGGACTCAAACGGTATGGATGAGCCATGGGGATGAGGTGGTCAAGCTGCCGGAGGGATTCACGGTGGCAGCGAGAAGTTTACAGGGATCGGTGGCAGCGATTGAGAACCACGCCAGAAGGTTTTACGGGCTTCAGTACCATCCGGAG GTTACGCATTCTCCTCAAGGAGTGGAGACGCTGCGCCACTTTCTTTTTGATGTTTGTGGGGTAACTGCTGATTGGGAGATGCAAGATGTgcttgaagaagaaataaaagtcaCCAAAAGAATGGTAGGGCCTGATGAACATGTTATTTGTGCATTATCTGGTGGAGTAGATTCCACTGTTGCAGCCACTCTTGTGCACAAGGCGATTGGAGACAGGCTGCACTGTATCTTTGTTGACACTGGGTTATTGAG GTATAAGGAGAGAGAGCGAGTAATGTCAACCTTCCAGAGCGACCTGCATTTGCCAGTTATTTGCATTGACGCATCAGATCAATTTCTTAGTAAGCTTAAAGGTGTTAAAGACCCAGAGTGTAAGAGAAAAATCATTGGAAGGGAGTTCAtatctatttttgatgattttgctcaagagttagaaaaaaaattgggaAAGAAACCTACGTTCTTGGTTCAGGGAACTCTATATCCTGATGTGATTGAGTCATGCCCACCTCCCGGAAGTGGAAAAACTCACTCCCATACAATCAAGAGCCATCATAATGTTGGAGGACTTCCAGAGGACATGAAGTTAAAGCTCATCGAACCACTTAAGTGCCTCTTTAAAGATGAG GTACGAAAACTGGGAGGCATTCTGAATGTCCCTGAATCGTTTTTGAAGAGACATCCATTCCCTGGACCTGGCCTTGCTGTTCGTGTCTTGGGTGATGTTACGGAAGGAAATGCCTTGGAGATTCTACGTCAG GTAGATGAGATATTCATTCAGTCAATAAAAGAGGCTGGCCTTTATGATTCCATTTGGCAAGCTTTTGCTGTGTTTTTGCCAGTACAATCAGTTGGGGTTCAAGGTGATCATAGAACTCATTCTCATGTAGTTGTTCTTAGAGCAATTACCAGTGAGGATGGAATGACTGCAGACTG GTATTATTTTGACCACAAATTTCTCGTAGACGTGGTTCGAAAGATCTGCAATAATGTCCGGGGTGTAAACAGGGTCTGCCAAGACATTACATCAAAACCACCAGCAACTGTGGAATGGGAATAA
- the LOC105054862 gene encoding uncharacterized protein: MKPLKRIKTLASSNPHALPPLSSFFSSSPPSQKSLLPSHPSQNPNRTHQSPPQSPIPPSRSHLYASFFCSLIETYVSCSQFSNAITAFHHMRTLGLNPTLHSWNRLLFRFNSAGLVSRVPLLYSDLLHCRRKPNLFTHNIVIHALCKMGMLETALNMLRTVEADTVSYNTVIWGFCEQEMAKMAIGLLSEMLKRGFQFDTVSCNTLVKGLCQKGFLDDAESLMEMLVRGGISRDLVGFNTLIDGYCKLGTMSGATQLVDRMRGDNISPDIVSYNTLINGFCRIGEFGMAKNQMDEERPDFEPNVITHTAFIGAYCKRKGLEEAFLLYEDMVKGGILPDVVTYSSLINGLCKNGKLSEGHALLREMEKMGIAPNHVTYCNLIDSLYKAGKGWEASMLQGEMVVRGVVMDLVLYTALMDGLFKTGKVDEAEDVFQLISSLNLIPNHVVYSALIDGRCKAGNMKSAELALLEMQTESLNTNVITYSSIINGYTRKGMLIEAADVMRRMKERNIPPNDVTYGTLIDGFFKMGKQDAAFEMYKDMTKEGLEVNNYVLDALVNGLRKNGKMEAAESLFKDMMQRGVLVDRVNYTSLMDGLFKAGNIAAAFRVGQELMERNLVPDVVVYNVFINCLCMLGKSGEAKSFFTEMKNMGLTPDHVTYNTIISAHCREGLIDKALELCCEMRNGGLMPNLITYNTLIRGLCEVGNVEKAMDLLNEMALAGFRPNASTHRKVLKACSRQKRGDLLLQMHGRMTTMGLRSDISVYNTLIHILCTLGMTRKAAGVLKDMLGRGIAANTVTFNILILGHCKSGHLDKAFATYSQMLHGGVLPNIATYNTLLGGLSYAGRIGEADKLINEMQKRGLTPNNLTYDILVSGHGKQGNQKEYVRLYWDMVMKGFIPKVSTYNVLISDFAKVGMMKQAKELFNDMQKRDILPNSSTYDVLISGWSKLTNGAEVKRLLKEMNERGFSPCESTLRFISKAFARPGKKWLAHMLLKKIYKT, from the coding sequence ATGAAGCCCTTGAAGCGGATCAAAACCCTCGCTTCCTCCAATCCCCACGctctccctcccctctcctctttcttctcctcctctccccCTAGCCAAAAATCCCTTCTACCGTCTCACCCATCGCAGAACCCTAATCGAACCCACCAATCCCCTCCCCAATCCCCCATTCCTCCTTCAAGATCCCACCTTTATGCCTCCTTTTTCTGCTCCCTGATCGAAACCTACGTCTCCTGCTCCCAATTCTCCAACGCAATCACCGCCTTCCACCACATGAGAACCCTCGGTCTCAACCCTACCCTTCATTCATGGAATCGCCTCCTCTTCCGGTTCAACTCAGCGGGTTTAGTCTCTCGGGTACCGCTCCTCTACTCGGACCTCCTCCATTGCCGCAGAAAACCCAATCTTTTCACTCACAACATCGTCATTCACGCCTTGTGCAAAATGGGCATGCTCGAAACGGCCTTGAATATGCTCCGAACCGTTGAAGCTGATACTGTGAGTTACAACACCGTAATCTGGGGGTTCTGCGAACAAGAAATGGCCAAAATGGCGATTGGGCTTTTGTCGGAGATGTTAAAGAGGGGATTTCAATTTGATACTGTTAGTTGTAATACTTTAGTTAAGGGATTGTGCCAGAAAGGTTTTTTAGATGATGCTGAATCATTGATGGAGATGTTGGTACGAGGAGGGATCAGTAGGGATCTTGTCGGGTTTAATACTCTAATTGATGGGTACTGTAAACTTGGAACTATGAGTGGGGCTACTCAGCTGGTGGACAGAATGAGAGGCGACAATATATCACCAGATATCGTCAGTTACAACACTCTGATCAATGGGTTTTGTAGAATTGGGGAGTTTGGGATGGCGAAGAATCAGATGGATGAGGAAAGGCCGGATTTTGAGCCAAATGTTATAACACACACAGCTTTCATTGGAGCTTATTGCAAAAGAAAAGGGCTGGAAGAAGCATTTCTGTTGTATGAAGATATGGTGAAGGGTGGGATCTTGCCAGATGTGGTTACTTATAGTTCTCTGATAAATGGCCTTTGCAAGAATGGTAAATTATCTGAAGGGCATGCACTTTTGAGGGAAATGGAGAAAATGGGAATTGCGCCAAATCATGTCACCTATTGTAATCTAATTGATTCGTTATATAAAGCTGGAAAAGGTTGGGAGGCGTCTATGCTTCAAGGTGAAATGGTTGTTCGTGGTGTTGTCATGGATTTGGTCTTGTACACTGCTCTAATGGATGGACTTTTCAAAACTGGAAAAGTTGATGAAGCAGAGGATGTGTTTCAGCTCATTTCATCACTTAATCTCATCCCAAATCATGTTGTTTATTCAGCATTGATTGATGGGCGTTGCAAGGCAGGAAATATGAAGAGTGCAGAATTAGCACTTCTGGAAATGCAGACAGAGTCACTGAATACAAATGTCATAACTTACTCTTCTATCATCAATGGCTATACCAGAAAGGGAATGCTCATAGAGGCGGCTGATGTTATGAGGAGGATGAAGGAAAGGAACATCCCTCCCAATGACGTGACATATGGAACTCTTATTGATGGCTTCTTCAAGATGGGAAAACAAGATGCAGCTTTTGAAATGTACAAAGATATGACAAAAGAAGGCTTGGAAGTTAACAACTATGTCCTTGATGCATTGGTGAATGGGTTGAGGAAGAATGGGAAAATGGAGGCAGCAGAGAGTTTGTTCAAAGATATGATGCAAAGGGGTGTTTTGGTGGACCGTGTTAATTACACCTCTCTAATGGATGGCCTTTTCAAAGCCGGGAACATTGCTGCTGCTTTCAGAGTTGGTCAAGAATTGATGGAGAGAAATCTAGTCCCAGATGTTGTTGTCTATAATGTCTTTATTAATTGTCTTTGCATGCTTGGCAAGTCTGGAGAAGCAAAATCTTTTTTCACTGAGATGAAAAATATGGGCTTAACTCCTGATCACGTGACATACAATACCATTATTAGTGCGCACTGCAGGGAAGGATTGATAGACAAGGCTCTTGAACTCTGTTGTGAAATGAGGAATGGCGGTCTCATGCCTAATCTCATCACTTATAATACCTTGATCAGAGGTCTCTGTGAGGTTGGGAATGTTGAGAAGGCAATGGATTTATTGAATGAAATGGCTCTTGCTGGATTTCGCCCAAATGCTTCTACTCATAGGAAAGTGTTGAAAGCATGTTCCAGGCAAAAGAGGGGGGATTTGCTTTTGCAAATGCATGGAAGGATGACAACAATGGGATTACGCTCTGATATAAGTGTTTACAATACGCTAATTCATATTTTGTGTACACTTGGGATGACAAGGAAAGCTGCTGGTGTTTTGAAGGATATGTTGGGAAGAGGAATAGCAGCAAATACAGTTACTTTTAATATTCTTATACTTGGACATTGTAAGAGTGGCCATCTAGATAAAGCCTTTGCTACATATTCTCAGATGCTACATGGAGGTGTTTTGCCAAACATCGCAACTTATAACACTCTGTTAGGTGGTCTTTCATATGCTGGAAGGATTGGAGAAGCAGACAAACTAATCAATGAGATGCAGAAAAGGGGACTAACTCCCAACAATCTTACTTATGACATACTAGTTTCAGGCCATGGAAAGCAAGGAAACCAGAAGGAATATGTAAGGCTATACTGGGACATGGTGATGAAAGGCTTTATTCCGAAAGTTAGCACATATAATGTGCTTATCAGTGATTTTGCCAAGGTGGGAATGATGAAACAAGCTAAAGAGTTGTTTAATGACATGCAGAAAAGAGACATCTTGCCTAATTCTTCAACATATGATGTACTGATCAGTGGGTGGTCAAAGCTAACAAATGGAGCTGAAGTGAAAAGGCTTCTGAAAGAGATGAATGAAAGAGGCTTTTCTCCTTGTGAAAGTACGCTTCGTTTTATCAGTAAAGCCTTTGCAAGACCAGGGAAAAAGTGGCTGGCTCACATGTTATTAAAAAAGATATATAAAACTTAA